TGATTGATAAAGTGGGGTATTGAAATATGTAATACACAATGTTATTTACAGGATTGATTGTTTTACTTGTACAGCAAAAAGATGTTGGTAGGAGGTTGAAGGCAAGAGTtggaaaatatttgtattttgtaaaTTTGTTCTAATAAAATCCACTTAATGTTTTAAAGATGATTTAGTTGAACCCTATACATGCACTTTCCATGTTTGTGTAAAATAACCCATGCAGTGTATTGGCGAATGGAATGCATGATTTGACTGGTGACAGAAATTATACTCTATATGAAAAACCACTTGACCATGTAAGTTTGATGTAGATACGTCCCTCAAAATGTAATGGGTTCTTCTTCCTCTTTGTGTAATAGAGGTTTGTAGTGTGATTCAGTATGTTATCTATGTATGTGCGCCACACTGCATTTACCGTCATCAGAGGCCTTCCCATTCTATAAGTATATTCAGACTATGTACACGTAACATGCGGTGGTGGAAAAactacccaattttcatacttgaatgaaagtaaagatgccttaatagaaaatgactcaactgaaagtcatccagtaaaatactacttgattaaaagtcaaagtatttggttttaaatatacttaagtatcgaaagtataaataataaaaaattccttatattaagcaaaacagAAAACTACATTTTTGTGGTTTtaaaatttacagatagccaggggcacactcgcACATAAtatacaaactaagcatttgtgtttagtaagcccaccagatcagaggcggtggagatgaccagggatgttctcttgataagtttgAATTGGACcaatttcctgtcctgttaagcattcaaaatgtaacaagtacttttgggtgtcagggaaaatgtatggtgtaaaaagtacggccttttttgggggggaatgtagtgaagtaaaagttgtcaaaaatctaaatagtaaagtacatatACTCCagaaaacaacttaagtagtgctgtaaagtatttttacctaagtactttacaccacttatAACATGCCTTTTTCTTAATTTATATAATCTTTGTTAAAAATAGTtcaaagtttttttattttatgaaaatgtattgaaTCTTGGTGCTGGCAGCAGTTTTGATAAAGGAGAGAAAAGGGGCTGGATTTGCTATTCCTGTCTTATAGCTCGTTTTCACTAATATATGATGGATGGAAGTTAGGACTGTCTACTCCACCATCCTAAAATAAGACTTTAACACTACTGTACAGTAACCCGCTCACTGCTTTGACTGCTCATCCTCTTAGGTGTAATGTAGGATTGTTTGAAGAATGTTTGATACTAACTTTGATTAGCAAGTGTACTGTATATCTAgtcacaaaacaaatattagcctATGTTTTTTTCTGTCTAATAAAGGACATATTTCTAATTGAAGTTCTGGGGTGGCTAATTTTCTTAGATGTAATTGTTTCGATGTTCTCATATCTTGTCAAGTGAATAAGTGCTACTGTAATCAAGGAACTCAGTTGGTAGTGCAGTGTAGATACTAGTACCGCCACTAGAGAGGGTAGATCACTAGTGTtagttgtttgcagtaacttcatTGTTGTAATATCGCCAACAGACATggctgtttcaccattaaggattccagctttaagaaATATAGAGATGTTGATATGAATGTGATGTTTTTATAcatatttgtttttttctttagATGCCCGGCCTCATTGGGTTCAACGGCCCCTCTGTTGGCACATATGATGCCTTTAACAACTTCCAGCCTCCAATGAGAGGAGGGCACCCCCCTGAGCTGCCGACCTGCCCCCCCACCTACGAGTCTGTAAGTGTCAGAGCCCCCTGCCCCTTCTGCTTCTCCAGACAGATGGACAGCCGGCCAGTTCACCTTCCAGGGAAGAGGAGTTCATTATAGTATGCTTGTGCCATCGCTTGTCTCTGCAGCACAGTGCTATGCTACAGGGACGTGATAGAATGTGGAAACGGCCATAGCTGGTATTAACTGCTAATCACTAACCTTGTGCTGAACTGCATACGACTGTCTTTTGAACGCTCTGAGTGATTTATAATATGCTGAAACAGATCTGCTTGATGTCAAACTAGTATGTTACTGGATGTGGTAGGGAAGCAATGTTCTTCATAGTGAAGTGAATGCAATTTGAGCGTAATTATATTATTAGCTCTTGCTTTTTGCTCATTCTTATCCCAGCGTTGTTGACTTTCTCAGCAATGCACTACTTCAATGATTATTCCTCCCCCAATCACATACTAACATACAAAAACATTGTTTTTCTCTGTCTTCTCATGTATCTATACAACTTTAACATTTCAACACGCAGGCAGGGTAGAGATCATAACGTGTGTGTATTTTTCAGATTGATGAGCTGTCTATTAAACCTTCTGATCGATCCCAGGTCTCTGGTAAGTTGTTTTCAATGAATATTTCCTTTCCTACACGTCAATCTCTTCAGCAATAGTATTGCTTTCTTTTTGCATAACGGTTGCATTGGGGTGTATTTGTAATGTCAATCTAAACATATGTTCTTTCCACAGGCCCCGGGCCTTCATCCCAGATCTACGATAACAATGCCCTCCCTGAGCTGCCCTCAGTTCCCGACACGCTTCCCACTTCCTCCTTTGGAGTTGGACGAAACACTGCGAGCTCTGATGACATCGACTTTGATGACCTGTCACGGCGCTTTGAGGATCTGAAGAAGAAGACCTAATCTTCCAGTATCCCATCATGCTCCTCTGTGTTGTCAGTCACCGCAGTTACAGGATCAGGAAATGTTGAAATATTTGGATTGGCACACTGCAGTGAAACTCTCCTCACTGTGTAGTTTGACTGATGTTAACATTATCTGTACCTCATTCAAACACTCGTGTCGTCTGGCACACTGAAGGTGAAGGCCCTTTAGAATGCTATTTGACAGTACATTTTGCAGTACACTTTATTATCAACTACGTCCAATCAAAACTGGACTGTATAGATGTCATCTTTATATGAGCACTTTGGATATAAAATGGCCTTCCTGATAGTTACTAGTACTCTATGTAACCTCAATCTTTCTCGTTGTTATGGTTGTCACGTATCCCCTTGACCCAGTGTGAGACAATATTTGGTTGATAATCAAATAGTCTTAACTAATAGTGTCTCTCGTCCAGAGACTGGATTGAGTAATCCAGAATGTCAATGGTTTGTCGTTGTGGGTTTCATGAAACTGGTTTTTACCTGTCACTGAATCGCATACTAGGAAAATCCTGTTTTCTGGCACACCCATTGTGTCGAAATATCCAGGCCTAGGACATTTTCAAGGCAGTAGCACCCTGTCTATGTCAGGTTTTACCCTCATTACTCTCTGGCTCTGGACCTTTGGTGACGTCTGAAACCAGTTCTATGACATATCTGTTACCTTACATGGGGTGGAGGGATTCAATTAGACTTGATTGATAAAGTGGGGTATTGAAATATGTAATACACAATGTTATTTACAGGATTGATTGTTTTACTTGTACAGCAAAAAGATGTTGGTAGGAGGTTGAAGGCAAGAGTtggaaaatatttgtattttgtaaaTTTGTTCTAATAAAATCCACTTAATGTTTTAAAGATGATTTAGTTGAACCCTATACATGCACTTTCCATGTTTGTGTAAAATAACCCATGCAGTGTATTGGCGAATGGAATGCATGATTTGACTGGTGACAGAAATTATACTCTATATGAAAAACCACTTGACCATGTAAGTTTGATGTAGATACGTCCCTCAAAATGTAATGGGTTCTTCTTCCTCTTTGTGTAATAGAGGTTTGTAGTGTGATTCAGTATGTTATCTATGTATGTGCGCCACACTGCATTTACCGTCATCAGAGGCCTTCCCATTCTATAAGTATATTCAGACTATGTACACGTAACATGCGGTGGTGGAAAAactacccaattttcatacttgaatgaaagtaaagatgccttaatagaaaatgactcaactgaaagtcatccagtaaaatactacttgattaaaagtcaaagtatttggttttaaatatacttaagtatcgaaagtataaataataaaaaattccttatattaagcaaaacagAAAACTACATTTTTGTGGTTTtaaaatttacagatagccaggggcacactcgcACATAAtatacaaactaagcatttgtgtttagtaagcccaccagatcagaggcggtggagatgaccagggatgttctcttgataagtttgAATTGGACcaatttcctgtcctgttaagcattcaaaatgtaacaagtacttttgggtgtcagggaaaatgtatggtgtaaaaagtacggccttttttgggggggaatgtagtgaagtaaaagttgtcaaaaatctaaatagtaaagtacatatACTCCagaaaacaacttaagtagtgctgtaaagtatttttacctaagtactttacaccacttatAACATGCCTTTTTCTTAATTTATATAATCTTTGTTAAAAATAGTtcaaagtttttttattttatgaaaatgtattgaaTCTTGGTGCTGGCAGCAGTTTTGATAAAGGAGAGAAAAGGGGCTGGATTTGCTATTCCTGTCTTATAGCTCGTTTTCACTAATATATGATGGATGGAAGTTAGGACTGTCTACTCCACCATCCTAAAATAAGACTTTAACACTACTGTACAGTAACCCGCTCACTGCTTTGACTGCTCATCCTCTTAGGTGTAATGTAGGATTGTTTGAAGAATGTTTGATACTAACTTTGATTAGCAAGTGTACTGTATATCTAgtcacaaaacaaatattagcctATGTTTTTTTCTGTCTAATAAAGGACATATTTCTAATTGAAGTTCTGGGGTGGCTAATTTTCTTAGATGTAATTGTTTCGATGTTCTCATATCTTGTCAAGTGAATAAGTGCTACTGTAATCAAGGAACTCAGTTGGTAGTGCAGTGTAGATACTAGTACCGCCACTAGAGAGGGTAGATCACTAGTGTtagttgtttgcagtaacttcatTGTTGTAATATCGCCAACAGACATggctgtttcaccattaaggattccagctttaagaaATATAGAGATGTTGATATGAATGTGATGTTTTTATAcatatttgtttttttctttagATGCCCGGCCTCATTGGGTTCAACGGCCCCTCTGTTGGCACATATGATGCCTTTAACAACTTCCAGCCTCCAATGAGAGGAGGGCACCCCCCTGAGCTGCCGACCTGCCCCCCCACCTACGAGTCTGTAAGTGTCAGAGCCCCCTGCCCCTTCTGCTTCTCCAGACAGATGGACAGCCGGCCAGTTCACCTTCCAGGGAAGAGGAGTTCATTATAGTATGCTTGTGCCATCGCTTGTCTCTGCAGCACAGTGCTATGCTACAGGGACGTGATAGAATGTGGAAACGGCCATAGCTGGTATTAACTGCTAATCACTAACCTTGTGCTGAACTGCATACGACTGTCTTTTGAACGCTCTGAGTGATTTATAATATGCTGAAACAGATCTGCTTGATGTCAAACTAGTATGTTACTGGATGTGGTAGGGAAGCAATGTTCTTCATAGTGAAGTGAATGCAATTTGAGCGTAATTATATTATTAGCTCTTGCTTTTTGCTCATTCTTACCCCAGCGTTGTTGACTTTCTCAGCAATGCACTACTTTAATGATTATTCCTCCCCCAATCACATACTAACATACAAAAACATTGTTTTTCTCTGTCTTCTCATGTATCTATACAACTTTAACATTTCAACACGCAGGCAGGGTAGAGATCATAACGT
This region of Salmo trutta chromosome 29, fSalTru1.1, whole genome shotgun sequence genomic DNA includes:
- the LOC115167362 gene encoding IST1 homolog isoform X5, with the protein product MPGLIGFNGPSVGTYDAFNNFQPPMRGGHPPELPTCPPTYESVSGPGPSSQIYDNNALPELPSVPDTLPTSSFGVGRNTASSDDIDFDDLSRRFEDLKKKT
- the LOC115167362 gene encoding IST1 homolog isoform X1; translated protein: MPGLIGFNGPSVGTYDAFNNFQPPMRGGHPPELPTCPPTYESIDELSIKPSDRSQVSGPGPSSQIYDNNALPELPSVPDTLPTSSFGVGRNTASSDDIDFDDLSRRFEDLKKKT